In a genomic window of Corvus moneduloides isolate bCorMon1 chromosome 17, bCorMon1.pri, whole genome shotgun sequence:
- the NCOA5 gene encoding nuclear receptor coactivator 5 isoform X1 has translation MARGRKSNSIKQSDFTNSTNPQDLERRLFVGNLPTDHMTREEMEEIFSKYGKIRALSMYHGYGFVQYDRLEDVQAALDGEKGRLYKGYRLDINKAVERRNMNKASSRSSPTRREQYAYGDGRDARRDRSPLRGSPRRDPRDGRDGRNGRDARDARDIRARDMRDTRDHRDPRDLRDPRDIRDPRDLRDPRDVRDLRDPREPLYDRYRDPRDMRNARDVRDPRDMRDSRDPLYRRDESYDRYLRLEDYYRRKDDSYYDRYKEPEDRLKREERRREELYRQYYEEIKRRFDAERPVDCSVIVVNKQTKEYAESVGRKVRDLGMVVDLIFLNTEMSLTQALDDVSRGGSPFAIVITQQHQVHRSCTVNIMFGTPQEHRNMPQADAMVLVARNYERYKTESREKEREEIARQAAKMADEAVLQERERPPPMEEGVRAGHPPGIQTLLNLLADNRYVTAEEMDKVINYLRDRKERLLRGSTEPLQAPMSRQPLGAPSGSSLGSQSNLPSSQAHQSSQPLVSTPSVPVSSSTPQQELQAKILSLFNSGAAAVAAAAVANSGPTASAGSSGSTPNQNFGNLAGGQPRPAQMNAGNLNQPQQRLQTPNTQIPALPGPSRNAGPRPGAPPQPQPLFGQHQTRLPAPGNVPAQRPVSSGINFDNPSVQKALDTLIQSGPALSHLVSQTVAQGRTGSSAQQPMGAYQRHY, from the exons ATGGCTCGAGGACGCAAGAGCAATAGCATCAAACAGAGCGACTTCACTAACAGCACCAATCCTCAGGATTTAGAGAGAAGACTTTTTGTCGGCAATTTGCCCACAGACCACATGACTCgtgaagaaatggaagagatattttcaaaatatggcAAAATCAGGG CCCTCAGCATGTACCATGGCTATGGGTTCGTGCAGTATGACCGTCTAGAAGATGTCCAGGCCGCTCTGGACGGTGAGAAGGGTCGCCTTTATAAAGGGTATAGATTAG ATATTAATAAAGCagtggaaagaagaaatatgaatAAGGCTTCATCAAGGTCCAGTCCGACACGAAG AGAGCAATATGCCTACGGGGATGGCCGAGATGCCAGGCGCGACCGCTCCCCTCTTCGGGGGAGCCCACGGAGAGACCCCAGAGATGGCAGGGATGGCAGGAACGGGCGAGATGCCAGAGATGCTCGAGACATTCGAGCTAGAGACATGCGTGATACCAGAGACCACAGGGACCCACGGGACCTGCGAGACCCACGGGATATCAGGGATCCAAGGGACTTGAGGGACCCACGTGATGTTAGAGATCTTCGCGACCCACGGGAGCCACTGTATGATCGATACAGGGATCCGCGGGATATGAGAAATGCACGAGATGTGAGGGATCCACGGGATATGAGAGATTCTCGGGACCCTCTGTACAG ACGAGACGAATCTTACGACCGTTACCTGCGCCTCGAGGACTACTATCGGCGCAAGGACGACTCCTACTACGACCGCTACAAGGAGCCAGAGG ACCGCCTGAAGCGCGAGGAGCGGCGCCGGGAGGAGCTGTACCGTCAGTACTATGAGGAAATCAAGAGACGTTTTGATGCAGAGAGACCCGTGGATTGTTCTGTGATAGTGGTGAATAAACAGACAAA GGAGTACGCGGAGTCAGTGGGGCGGAAGGTGCGGGATCTGGGCATGGTAGTGGACCTGATCTTCCTCAACACAGAGATGTCACTGACGCAAGCCCTGGACGATGTGAGCAGAGGAGGGTCTCCTTTTGCCATTGTCATCACCCAGCAGCATCAAGTTCACCGTTCTTGCACTGTTAACATCATGTTTGGCACCCCACAAG AACACCGCAACATGCCCCAGGCTGATGCCATGGTGCTGGTGGCAAGAAATTACGAGCGCTACAAGACAGAGTCCCGGGAGAAGGAGCGGGAGGAGATCGCCCGGCAGGCTGCCAAGATGGCAGACGAAGCTGTTCTGCAGGAGCGGGAGCGCCCACCCCCCATGGAGGAGGGTGTCAGAGCAGGTCACCCTCCCGGGATCCAAACTCTCTTGAACCTGCTGGCAGACAATCGCTATGTGACTGCTGAAGAGATGGATAAAGTCATTAATTACCTGAGAGACCGGAAGGAACGGTTGCTGCGGGGCAGCACTGAACCTCTGCAGG caCCCATGTCAAGACAGCCTTTGGGGGCACCTTCAGGATCATCACTGGGTAGTCAGTCCAACCTTCCAAGTTCTCAGGCTCATCAGAGTTCACAGCCTCTGGTCTCTACTCCCTCTGTTCCAGTGTCCTCTTCTACTCCTCAACAGGAGCTTCAAGCAAAAATCCTCAGTCTCTTCAACAGTGGGGCGGCAGcggtggcagcagctgccgtGGCAAACAGTGGTCCCACAGCCTCCGCAGGCTCTTCGGGCAGCACTCCCAACCAGAACTTTGGTAACCTGGCTGGCGGGCAGCCCCGGCCAGCACAGATGAATGCTGGAAATTTAAACCAGCCTCAGCAGAGATTGCAGACTCCAAACACGCAGATTCCTGCTCTCCCGGGCCCTTCAAGAAACGCAGGTCCGAGACCTGGGGCTCCTCCACAACCTCAGCCGCTCTTTGGTCAGCACCAAACCCGCCTCCCTGCGCCTGGCAATGTGCCTGCCCAAAGGCCGGTGTCTTCTGGTATCAACTTTGACAACCCCAGTGTACAGAAAGCCTTGGACACCCTTATCCAGAGTGGTCCTGCACTCTCCCACCTTGTGAGCCAAACCGTGGCCCAGGGGCGAACGGGGTCCTCAGCCCAGCAACCGATGGGTGCCTACCAGCGACACTATTAG
- the NCOA5 gene encoding nuclear receptor coactivator 5 isoform X2, which yields MNKASSRSSPTRREQYAYGDGRDARRDRSPLRGSPRRDPRDGRDGRNGRDARDARDIRARDMRDTRDHRDPRDLRDPRDIRDPRDLRDPRDVRDLRDPREPLYDRYRDPRDMRNARDVRDPRDMRDSRDPLYRRDESYDRYLRLEDYYRRKDDSYYDRYKEPEDRLKREERRREELYRQYYEEIKRRFDAERPVDCSVIVVNKQTKEYAESVGRKVRDLGMVVDLIFLNTEMSLTQALDDVSRGGSPFAIVITQQHQVHRSCTVNIMFGTPQEHRNMPQADAMVLVARNYERYKTESREKEREEIARQAAKMADEAVLQERERPPPMEEGVRAGHPPGIQTLLNLLADNRYVTAEEMDKVINYLRDRKERLLRGSTEPLQAPMSRQPLGAPSGSSLGSQSNLPSSQAHQSSQPLVSTPSVPVSSSTPQQELQAKILSLFNSGAAAVAAAAVANSGPTASAGSSGSTPNQNFGNLAGGQPRPAQMNAGNLNQPQQRLQTPNTQIPALPGPSRNAGPRPGAPPQPQPLFGQHQTRLPAPGNVPAQRPVSSGINFDNPSVQKALDTLIQSGPALSHLVSQTVAQGRTGSSAQQPMGAYQRHY from the exons atgaatAAGGCTTCATCAAGGTCCAGTCCGACACGAAG AGAGCAATATGCCTACGGGGATGGCCGAGATGCCAGGCGCGACCGCTCCCCTCTTCGGGGGAGCCCACGGAGAGACCCCAGAGATGGCAGGGATGGCAGGAACGGGCGAGATGCCAGAGATGCTCGAGACATTCGAGCTAGAGACATGCGTGATACCAGAGACCACAGGGACCCACGGGACCTGCGAGACCCACGGGATATCAGGGATCCAAGGGACTTGAGGGACCCACGTGATGTTAGAGATCTTCGCGACCCACGGGAGCCACTGTATGATCGATACAGGGATCCGCGGGATATGAGAAATGCACGAGATGTGAGGGATCCACGGGATATGAGAGATTCTCGGGACCCTCTGTACAG ACGAGACGAATCTTACGACCGTTACCTGCGCCTCGAGGACTACTATCGGCGCAAGGACGACTCCTACTACGACCGCTACAAGGAGCCAGAGG ACCGCCTGAAGCGCGAGGAGCGGCGCCGGGAGGAGCTGTACCGTCAGTACTATGAGGAAATCAAGAGACGTTTTGATGCAGAGAGACCCGTGGATTGTTCTGTGATAGTGGTGAATAAACAGACAAA GGAGTACGCGGAGTCAGTGGGGCGGAAGGTGCGGGATCTGGGCATGGTAGTGGACCTGATCTTCCTCAACACAGAGATGTCACTGACGCAAGCCCTGGACGATGTGAGCAGAGGAGGGTCTCCTTTTGCCATTGTCATCACCCAGCAGCATCAAGTTCACCGTTCTTGCACTGTTAACATCATGTTTGGCACCCCACAAG AACACCGCAACATGCCCCAGGCTGATGCCATGGTGCTGGTGGCAAGAAATTACGAGCGCTACAAGACAGAGTCCCGGGAGAAGGAGCGGGAGGAGATCGCCCGGCAGGCTGCCAAGATGGCAGACGAAGCTGTTCTGCAGGAGCGGGAGCGCCCACCCCCCATGGAGGAGGGTGTCAGAGCAGGTCACCCTCCCGGGATCCAAACTCTCTTGAACCTGCTGGCAGACAATCGCTATGTGACTGCTGAAGAGATGGATAAAGTCATTAATTACCTGAGAGACCGGAAGGAACGGTTGCTGCGGGGCAGCACTGAACCTCTGCAGG caCCCATGTCAAGACAGCCTTTGGGGGCACCTTCAGGATCATCACTGGGTAGTCAGTCCAACCTTCCAAGTTCTCAGGCTCATCAGAGTTCACAGCCTCTGGTCTCTACTCCCTCTGTTCCAGTGTCCTCTTCTACTCCTCAACAGGAGCTTCAAGCAAAAATCCTCAGTCTCTTCAACAGTGGGGCGGCAGcggtggcagcagctgccgtGGCAAACAGTGGTCCCACAGCCTCCGCAGGCTCTTCGGGCAGCACTCCCAACCAGAACTTTGGTAACCTGGCTGGCGGGCAGCCCCGGCCAGCACAGATGAATGCTGGAAATTTAAACCAGCCTCAGCAGAGATTGCAGACTCCAAACACGCAGATTCCTGCTCTCCCGGGCCCTTCAAGAAACGCAGGTCCGAGACCTGGGGCTCCTCCACAACCTCAGCCGCTCTTTGGTCAGCACCAAACCCGCCTCCCTGCGCCTGGCAATGTGCCTGCCCAAAGGCCGGTGTCTTCTGGTATCAACTTTGACAACCCCAGTGTACAGAAAGCCTTGGACACCCTTATCCAGAGTGGTCCTGCACTCTCCCACCTTGTGAGCCAAACCGTGGCCCAGGGGCGAACGGGGTCCTCAGCCCAGCAACCGATGGGTGCCTACCAGCGACACTATTAG
- the NCOA5 gene encoding nuclear receptor coactivator 5 isoform X3 translates to MRDTRDHRDPRDLRDPRDIRDPRDLRDPRDVRDLRDPREPLYDRYRDPRDMRNARDVRDPRDMRDSRDPLYRRDESYDRYLRLEDYYRRKDDSYYDRYKEPEDRLKREERRREELYRQYYEEIKRRFDAERPVDCSVIVVNKQTKEYAESVGRKVRDLGMVVDLIFLNTEMSLTQALDDVSRGGSPFAIVITQQHQVHRSCTVNIMFGTPQEHRNMPQADAMVLVARNYERYKTESREKEREEIARQAAKMADEAVLQERERPPPMEEGVRAGHPPGIQTLLNLLADNRYVTAEEMDKVINYLRDRKERLLRGSTEPLQAPMSRQPLGAPSGSSLGSQSNLPSSQAHQSSQPLVSTPSVPVSSSTPQQELQAKILSLFNSGAAAVAAAAVANSGPTASAGSSGSTPNQNFGNLAGGQPRPAQMNAGNLNQPQQRLQTPNTQIPALPGPSRNAGPRPGAPPQPQPLFGQHQTRLPAPGNVPAQRPVSSGINFDNPSVQKALDTLIQSGPALSHLVSQTVAQGRTGSSAQQPMGAYQRHY, encoded by the exons ATGCGTGATACCAGAGACCACAGGGACCCACGGGACCTGCGAGACCCACGGGATATCAGGGATCCAAGGGACTTGAGGGACCCACGTGATGTTAGAGATCTTCGCGACCCACGGGAGCCACTGTATGATCGATACAGGGATCCGCGGGATATGAGAAATGCACGAGATGTGAGGGATCCACGGGATATGAGAGATTCTCGGGACCCTCTGTACAG ACGAGACGAATCTTACGACCGTTACCTGCGCCTCGAGGACTACTATCGGCGCAAGGACGACTCCTACTACGACCGCTACAAGGAGCCAGAGG ACCGCCTGAAGCGCGAGGAGCGGCGCCGGGAGGAGCTGTACCGTCAGTACTATGAGGAAATCAAGAGACGTTTTGATGCAGAGAGACCCGTGGATTGTTCTGTGATAGTGGTGAATAAACAGACAAA GGAGTACGCGGAGTCAGTGGGGCGGAAGGTGCGGGATCTGGGCATGGTAGTGGACCTGATCTTCCTCAACACAGAGATGTCACTGACGCAAGCCCTGGACGATGTGAGCAGAGGAGGGTCTCCTTTTGCCATTGTCATCACCCAGCAGCATCAAGTTCACCGTTCTTGCACTGTTAACATCATGTTTGGCACCCCACAAG AACACCGCAACATGCCCCAGGCTGATGCCATGGTGCTGGTGGCAAGAAATTACGAGCGCTACAAGACAGAGTCCCGGGAGAAGGAGCGGGAGGAGATCGCCCGGCAGGCTGCCAAGATGGCAGACGAAGCTGTTCTGCAGGAGCGGGAGCGCCCACCCCCCATGGAGGAGGGTGTCAGAGCAGGTCACCCTCCCGGGATCCAAACTCTCTTGAACCTGCTGGCAGACAATCGCTATGTGACTGCTGAAGAGATGGATAAAGTCATTAATTACCTGAGAGACCGGAAGGAACGGTTGCTGCGGGGCAGCACTGAACCTCTGCAGG caCCCATGTCAAGACAGCCTTTGGGGGCACCTTCAGGATCATCACTGGGTAGTCAGTCCAACCTTCCAAGTTCTCAGGCTCATCAGAGTTCACAGCCTCTGGTCTCTACTCCCTCTGTTCCAGTGTCCTCTTCTACTCCTCAACAGGAGCTTCAAGCAAAAATCCTCAGTCTCTTCAACAGTGGGGCGGCAGcggtggcagcagctgccgtGGCAAACAGTGGTCCCACAGCCTCCGCAGGCTCTTCGGGCAGCACTCCCAACCAGAACTTTGGTAACCTGGCTGGCGGGCAGCCCCGGCCAGCACAGATGAATGCTGGAAATTTAAACCAGCCTCAGCAGAGATTGCAGACTCCAAACACGCAGATTCCTGCTCTCCCGGGCCCTTCAAGAAACGCAGGTCCGAGACCTGGGGCTCCTCCACAACCTCAGCCGCTCTTTGGTCAGCACCAAACCCGCCTCCCTGCGCCTGGCAATGTGCCTGCCCAAAGGCCGGTGTCTTCTGGTATCAACTTTGACAACCCCAGTGTACAGAAAGCCTTGGACACCCTTATCCAGAGTGGTCCTGCACTCTCCCACCTTGTGAGCCAAACCGTGGCCCAGGGGCGAACGGGGTCCTCAGCCCAGCAACCGATGGGTGCCTACCAGCGACACTATTAG